In Capillimicrobium parvum, a genomic segment contains:
- a CDS encoding GAP family protein: MDNHQTTLRRVREPQRTILRRPARALAEPRAMTFEALVLGLFSGLRPGTSVGAVLALVKTPRPQRLLLFFTAAGFASSWAIGLVVVGVFHGANVAVGGSTITGVLDVAFGAAALGFAAGLQRGWVQPTRRDSSSPSATAAASSRLGRRLRNPSDRVAAAAGIGTHLPGLIYLAALNAIASERPAPADVAVQVAIYDALWFLVPIATLILVVVRPGAALAYLAVATAWARRHEHSILLFGSLVLGGYLIVKGTSGLLT; the protein is encoded by the coding sequence GTGGACAACCACCAGACGACGCTGCGCCGCGTCCGTGAGCCGCAACGAACAATCCTTCGTCGACCGGCGCGGGCGCTCGCCGAGCCGCGTGCGATGACCTTCGAGGCGCTCGTCCTGGGGCTTTTCAGCGGATTACGGCCCGGGACAAGCGTCGGCGCGGTCCTGGCGTTGGTCAAAACGCCAAGGCCGCAGCGGCTACTGCTCTTCTTCACCGCCGCAGGCTTTGCCTCGAGTTGGGCGATCGGATTGGTAGTGGTCGGGGTCTTCCACGGCGCCAATGTCGCCGTCGGGGGGTCGACGATCACCGGCGTGCTCGACGTCGCCTTCGGTGCGGCGGCGCTCGGGTTCGCTGCCGGTCTGCAACGGGGCTGGGTTCAACCCACGCGTCGGGACAGTTCGAGCCCGTCGGCAACCGCCGCCGCGTCCTCGCGGCTAGGCCGGCGCCTGCGCAACCCGTCCGACCGCGTGGCCGCCGCCGCCGGGATAGGGACGCATCTACCTGGGCTCATCTACTTGGCGGCGCTCAACGCGATCGCCTCCGAACGGCCTGCTCCCGCCGACGTCGCCGTGCAGGTCGCGATCTACGACGCCCTCTGGTTCCTGGTCCCAATCGCGACACTCATCCTGGTGGTGGTGCGCCCGGGGGCGGCGCTCGCCTATCTCGCCGTCGCGACGGCCTGGGCCCGTCGTCACGAGCACAGCATCCTGCTGTTCGGCTCGCTCGTTCTCGGCGGCTACCTCATCGTCAAGGGGACGTCCGGTCTTCTCACCTGA
- a CDS encoding ATP-binding protein has product MRKLSVGRSFRLVLIGLTLVLAALAGLGVARLYDARRDYEDDLSDAYSLQAAATQIKAAAIAEEATLQSTSREEAQARARRLFEDGVASARRLAADDPSSARLLSKAVAEQSALRRADGGDDSIAPRPALAELVALQRERRAKAADDASSRTRTALIVVAAFGVLAVLLALVALGAVLAALRRPIDALVDAAGRLAAGDLHVRVEDDLPGELAGVGRAFNAMAGDLERAQQALAEERERLAVTIESLGDGLLVVEDGVVVEHNPRAEELLGPLPAGTPLAGVAALPEPLEALAGEVVVESGRRTLAITASRLGYTRGLVWTVRDVSERARLERLKSEFVATASHELRSPLTSIKGFVELLRASPGLTARQREWVDIVLSSSDRLVEMVNDLLDVARVEAGRVEIHRRPTDVGAIGREVAALIGPRLQSRDQHLRLELPPDLPRAMADPARLRQVMTNLLTNAHQYTQPGGHIELRACADDHGVRIEVADDGPGMTADQTDRVFERFYRARGSAGSGQPGSGLGLAIVRSLVDLQGGAIDVVSKPGAGSTFVVSLPGVPALEPGARPAGLHGPRVLVVEDDAVAAEAIVAALEALGVDAVAVHDAPSALARLSAEHFDAMTLDVLLGHAAGFGVLRAVRDDPRLIGMPVMAVSSLSGRHGALSGEVVVDRGLDADELADALGAGVLAERVRVLVVGRPQTRAQVGAALGELGVEFEWASGADEAARRSGAGRFEVALVDAGMRDAGDAVTRLQLSGRRLRPSVVVFADGGEAPGLARLDAQPLPVEDAGAVVLGMLESRPSAEVGG; this is encoded by the coding sequence GTGCGCAAGCTGTCGGTGGGACGCTCGTTCCGCCTCGTGCTCATCGGGCTCACGCTGGTGCTGGCGGCGCTGGCGGGCCTGGGCGTGGCCCGGCTCTACGACGCGCGGCGCGACTACGAGGACGACCTGTCCGACGCCTACTCGCTGCAGGCGGCGGCCACGCAGATCAAGGCGGCCGCCATCGCCGAGGAGGCGACGCTGCAGTCGACGTCGCGCGAGGAGGCGCAGGCACGCGCGCGCCGGCTGTTCGAGGACGGCGTCGCCTCGGCCCGCCGCCTGGCGGCCGACGACCCCTCCAGCGCGCGCCTGCTGTCAAAGGCGGTCGCCGAGCAGTCGGCGCTGCGCCGCGCGGACGGCGGAGACGACAGCATCGCGCCGCGGCCGGCGCTCGCCGAGCTCGTCGCCCTCCAGCGCGAGCGCCGCGCGAAGGCGGCCGACGACGCCTCGTCGCGCACCCGCACCGCGCTGATCGTCGTCGCGGCGTTCGGCGTGCTCGCCGTGCTGCTCGCACTCGTCGCGCTCGGCGCCGTCCTCGCGGCCCTGCGCCGGCCGATCGACGCTCTCGTCGACGCGGCCGGCCGCCTCGCCGCCGGCGACCTGCACGTCCGCGTCGAGGACGACCTTCCGGGCGAGCTCGCCGGCGTGGGCCGGGCGTTCAACGCGATGGCGGGCGACCTGGAGCGCGCGCAGCAGGCGCTCGCGGAGGAGCGCGAGCGCCTCGCCGTCACGATCGAGAGCCTCGGCGACGGGCTGCTCGTCGTCGAGGACGGTGTGGTGGTCGAGCACAACCCGCGCGCGGAGGAGCTGCTCGGCCCTCTCCCCGCCGGCACGCCGCTCGCCGGCGTCGCGGCGCTGCCCGAGCCGCTCGAGGCGCTGGCCGGCGAGGTGGTCGTCGAGTCCGGCCGGCGCACGCTGGCGATCACCGCGTCGCGGCTCGGCTACACGCGCGGCCTCGTGTGGACGGTGCGCGACGTCAGCGAGCGCGCCCGCCTGGAGCGCCTGAAGAGCGAGTTCGTGGCCACCGCGTCGCACGAGCTGCGCAGCCCGCTGACCTCGATCAAGGGCTTCGTCGAGCTGCTGCGCGCATCCCCCGGGCTGACCGCGCGCCAGCGCGAGTGGGTCGACATCGTGCTGTCCTCCTCGGACCGCCTCGTCGAGATGGTCAACGACCTGCTCGACGTCGCTCGCGTCGAGGCGGGCCGGGTCGAGATCCACCGGCGCCCGACGGACGTGGGCGCGATCGGGCGGGAGGTCGCCGCGCTCATCGGCCCGCGGCTGCAGTCGCGCGACCAGCACCTGCGCCTCGAGCTGCCGCCCGACCTGCCCCGGGCGATGGCCGATCCGGCGCGCCTGCGCCAGGTGATGACGAACCTGCTCACGAACGCGCACCAGTACACGCAGCCCGGCGGGCACATCGAGCTGCGGGCGTGCGCGGACGACCACGGCGTGCGGATCGAGGTCGCTGACGACGGGCCGGGCATGACGGCCGACCAGACCGACCGGGTCTTCGAACGCTTCTACCGCGCCCGCGGCAGCGCCGGGTCCGGCCAGCCCGGCAGCGGCCTCGGGCTCGCCATCGTCCGCTCGCTCGTCGACCTGCAGGGCGGCGCGATCGACGTCGTCTCCAAGCCCGGCGCGGGCTCCACCTTCGTCGTCTCGCTGCCGGGCGTGCCCGCCCTCGAGCCCGGCGCGCGGCCGGCCGGGCTCCACGGCCCGCGGGTGCTCGTGGTCGAGGACGACGCCGTCGCCGCGGAGGCGATCGTGGCGGCGCTCGAAGCGTTGGGCGTCGACGCGGTCGCCGTCCACGACGCGCCGAGCGCGCTCGCCCGGCTCTCCGCCGAGCACTTCGACGCGATGACCCTCGACGTCCTGCTGGGCCACGCGGCCGGGTTCGGCGTGCTGCGCGCCGTCCGCGACGACCCGCGCCTGATCGGGATGCCGGTGATGGCGGTGTCGAGCCTGTCGGGGCGGCACGGCGCGCTGTCGGGCGAGGTGGTCGTCGACCGCGGCCTGGACGCCGACGAGCTCGCCGACGCGCTCGGTGCCGGCGTGCTCGCGGAGCGCGTGCGGGTGCTCGTCGTCGGCCGGCCGCAGACGCGCGCACAGGTCGGCGCCGCGCTCGGCGAGCTCGGGGTCGAGTTCGAGTGGGCGTCCGGAGCCGACGAGGCGGCGCGGCGCAGCGGCGCCGGCCGCTTCGAGGTCGCGCTCGTCGACGCCGGCATGCGCGACGCGGGCGACGCCGTCACGCGGCTGCAGCTGAGCGGCCGGCGCCTGCGCCCGTCGGTCGTCGTCTTCGCCGACGGCGGCGAGGCGCCCGGTCTCGCCCGGCTCGACGCGCAGCCGCTGCCGGTCGAGGACGCGGGCGCCGTCGTCCTCGGGATGCTCGAGTCGCGCCCGTCGGCCGAGGTCGGAGGCTGA
- a CDS encoding cytochrome c oxidase assembly protein, whose amino-acid sequence MSFAPLQLAPATIAGVLYAVRAHHLGQRGKAVPVWRQSCFYGGLAVIVVSLTALGDLAGETFVAHMSEHLLIGDLATLLLVLGLTGPLLAPLLRIHLLDPLRVLTHPLIALPLWAFDLYLWHLPALHEAAVRHEALHAVQHGMFITFGVLMWMPLFGPLPKPPWFGNLAKLFYIIAVRLLGGVLGNVLLWSGTVLYPVYGEPVSDQTTAAAIMMIESSFVTLGLFGWLFFRAARESEERQQLLELAAARGVELSEERAARAVSAGRGDELRRRIEAGGLTAAGHPGTKLSWDS is encoded by the coding sequence GTGTCCTTCGCCCCGCTGCAGCTCGCACCCGCGACGATCGCGGGCGTCCTGTACGCGGTGCGCGCGCACCACCTCGGCCAGCGCGGCAAGGCGGTGCCGGTCTGGCGGCAGTCCTGCTTCTACGGGGGGCTGGCCGTCATCGTGGTCTCCCTGACCGCGCTCGGCGACCTCGCCGGCGAGACGTTCGTCGCGCACATGTCCGAGCACCTGCTGATCGGCGATCTCGCCACGCTGCTGCTCGTCCTGGGGCTCACCGGGCCGCTGCTGGCCCCGCTGCTGCGCATCCACCTGCTCGACCCGCTGCGCGTGCTCACCCACCCGCTCATCGCGCTGCCGCTGTGGGCGTTCGACCTGTACCTGTGGCACCTGCCCGCGCTGCACGAGGCGGCGGTCCGCCACGAGGCGCTGCATGCGGTCCAGCACGGCATGTTCATCACCTTCGGCGTCCTGATGTGGATGCCGCTGTTCGGCCCGCTGCCCAAGCCGCCGTGGTTCGGCAACCTGGCCAAGCTCTTCTACATCATCGCCGTGCGCCTGCTGGGCGGCGTGCTCGGCAACGTGCTGCTGTGGTCGGGGACGGTGCTCTACCCGGTCTACGGCGAGCCGGTGTCCGACCAGACGACGGCGGCGGCGATCATGATGATCGAGAGCTCGTTCGTCACGCTCGGCCTGTTCGGCTGGCTGTTCTTCCGGGCCGCGCGCGAGAGCGAGGAGCGCCAGCAGCTGCTCGAGCTGGCGGCGGCGCGCGGCGTGGAGCTCTCCGAGGAGCGCGCCGCGCGGGCGGTCAGCGCCGGCCGCGGCGACGAGCTGCGCCGCCGGATCGAGGCCGGCGGTTTGACGGCGGCGGGCCATCCCGGCACGAAGCTGTCATGGGATTCATGA
- a CDS encoding HD-GYP domain-containing protein, with product MRAELEDVRAEAAAQSRQLERYAADLRETFKSEREQRSRLQDSYMATVRALSNAVEARDAYTGKHAERVAAYGLEIARAMGSSLADDPQTEFGFLLHDIGKVAVPDAILYKPEPLTPEERTLMARHPDIGAQILRGIEFLGEAKAVVRHHHERWDGDGYPDGLRGEEIPLAARVFAVADTLDALTTDRPYRPAVSLGAARATIVESAGTQFDPEIVVAFASVPDDAIEHIRREAGVLT from the coding sequence TTGCGGGCAGAGCTGGAGGACGTCCGCGCCGAGGCGGCGGCTCAGTCGCGCCAGCTCGAGCGCTACGCGGCCGACCTGCGCGAGACGTTCAAGTCCGAGCGCGAGCAGCGCTCCCGGCTGCAGGACTCCTACATGGCCACGGTCCGCGCGCTGTCGAACGCCGTCGAGGCGCGCGACGCGTACACGGGCAAGCATGCCGAGCGCGTCGCCGCCTATGGCCTCGAGATCGCGCGGGCGATGGGCTCGTCGCTCGCCGACGACCCGCAGACCGAGTTCGGCTTCCTGCTGCACGACATCGGCAAGGTCGCGGTGCCCGACGCGATCCTCTACAAGCCCGAGCCTCTGACGCCCGAGGAGCGCACGCTCATGGCCCGTCACCCGGACATCGGCGCGCAGATCCTGCGCGGCATCGAGTTCCTCGGGGAGGCCAAGGCGGTCGTGCGCCACCACCACGAGCGCTGGGACGGCGACGGCTATCCGGACGGGCTGCGCGGCGAGGAGATCCCGCTGGCGGCGCGCGTCTTCGCCGTGGCCGACACGCTCGACGCGCTGACGACCGACCGCCCCTACCGGCCGGCGGTCTCGCTGGGAGCCGCGCGGGCGACGATCGTCGAGAGCGCCGGGACGCAGTTCGATCCCGAGATCGTCGTGGCGTTCGCCTCCGTCCCCGACGACGCCATCGAGCACATCCGCCGGGAGGCCGGTGTGCTGACGTGA
- a CDS encoding response regulator → MNVPLRRVVIVDDHEIFRAGLKAGLGPAIRVAGEAGTVEAAIPLIREQDPDVVLLDVHLPDGGGQAVIGPVHAERPGVRFLALSVSDAPEDIVAVIRAGARGYVTKTISPEELVAAIHRVADGDAVFSPWLAGFVLDAFTGGGSGEGAAASPPSADPELDQLTSREQDVLLLIARGYTYKEIAGRLHLSVKTVETHVSNVLRKLQLSNRHELTRWAAQRRMI, encoded by the coding sequence ATGAACGTCCCTCTGCGCCGCGTCGTCATCGTCGACGACCACGAGATCTTCCGCGCCGGCCTGAAGGCCGGGCTCGGCCCCGCGATCCGGGTCGCCGGGGAGGCGGGCACGGTCGAGGCGGCGATCCCGCTCATCCGCGAACAGGACCCCGACGTCGTGCTCCTCGACGTCCACCTGCCCGACGGCGGCGGCCAGGCGGTGATCGGGCCCGTCCACGCCGAGCGGCCGGGCGTGCGCTTCCTCGCGCTGTCGGTGTCCGATGCGCCCGAGGACATCGTCGCGGTCATCCGCGCCGGCGCGCGCGGCTACGTGACGAAGACGATCTCGCCGGAGGAGCTCGTCGCCGCGATCCACCGGGTCGCCGACGGCGACGCCGTCTTCTCGCCGTGGCTGGCCGGGTTCGTCCTCGACGCCTTCACGGGCGGCGGGTCGGGCGAAGGCGCCGCCGCGAGCCCGCCCTCCGCGGACCCCGAGCTCGACCAGCTCACGTCGCGCGAGCAGGACGTCCTGCTGCTCATCGCCCGCGGCTACACCTACAAGGAGATCGCCGGCCGCCTGCACCTCTCGGTCAAGACCGTCGAGACCCATGTCTCCAACGTCCTGCGCAAGCTCCAGCTCTCCAACCGCCACGAGCTCACGCGCTGGGCGGCGCAGCGGCGGATGATCTGA
- a CDS encoding PspC domain-containing protein → MTSADPATPARPALRRDRERKLLLGVCAGIARVLDADPAIVRGAVILLGLFTGPLAVIAYVATAAVVPRDDGRMLLGGDPPDKHENLLGWGAIVIACVLLLAAAPAFDAFWIDRPLSGPLLGAALIAGVVVLARANRERSKAERVAAAPSGAAAPGPEAGVTMATASAPPPEAPTTAGPASEAPTSSLVPTVRVRPNGPLPPPPDEGDRDTFVAPPPPPAKPRGRSIFLMVAGVLVAAAAVIVVLDVLGAYDLSARAVAVALGAGALTCGVTAAIGAGRRGTGAVLATGVVLALSAAGVAALGDKLDDGVGVKTVRPASAALLQPEYRQGVGVLELDLRRTPLPDGTTPVKADLGFGEIQVRVAPDVRVESVGDTDAGGDLDPRVIREGRPNPVLALDAHVDSGAVRVIRDGG, encoded by the coding sequence ATGACCTCTGCCGACCCCGCCACCCCCGCCCGCCCCGCGCTGCGGCGCGACCGAGAGCGCAAGCTGCTGCTCGGCGTCTGCGCCGGCATCGCGCGGGTCCTCGACGCGGACCCCGCCATCGTCCGCGGCGCCGTCATCCTGCTCGGCCTGTTCACCGGCCCGCTCGCGGTCATCGCGTACGTCGCCACGGCGGCGGTCGTGCCGCGCGACGACGGGCGCATGCTCCTCGGCGGCGATCCGCCGGACAAGCACGAGAACCTCCTCGGCTGGGGCGCGATCGTGATCGCCTGCGTCCTGCTGCTCGCCGCCGCGCCGGCGTTCGACGCGTTCTGGATCGACCGGCCGCTGAGCGGCCCGCTGCTCGGCGCGGCGCTGATCGCGGGCGTCGTCGTGCTCGCGCGGGCCAACCGGGAGCGCTCGAAGGCCGAGCGCGTCGCGGCCGCTCCGTCCGGCGCGGCCGCACCGGGACCCGAGGCCGGCGTGACGATGGCGACCGCCTCGGCGCCGCCGCCCGAGGCTCCGACCACCGCGGGTCCCGCGTCCGAGGCCCCCACCTCGTCGCTGGTGCCCACCGTGCGCGTGCGCCCGAACGGGCCGCTCCCGCCACCGCCGGACGAAGGCGACCGCGACACGTTCGTCGCTCCGCCGCCTCCGCCGGCCAAGCCGCGCGGCCGGTCGATCTTCCTCATGGTCGCCGGCGTCCTCGTCGCGGCGGCCGCGGTGATCGTCGTCCTCGACGTCCTCGGCGCCTACGACCTGTCCGCGCGCGCCGTGGCGGTCGCCCTCGGCGCCGGCGCGCTGACCTGCGGCGTCACCGCGGCCATCGGCGCCGGGCGCCGCGGTACGGGCGCCGTGCTGGCCACAGGCGTCGTGCTCGCGCTCAGCGCGGCCGGCGTCGCCGCGCTGGGGGACAAGCTCGACGACGGCGTCGGCGTGAAGACCGTGCGCCCGGCGTCCGCCGCGCTGCTGCAGCCGGAGTACCGTCAGGGCGTGGGCGTCCTCGAGCTCGACCTGCGCCGCACCCCACTGCCCGACGGGACGACCCCGGTCAAGGCCGACCTCGGGTTCGGCGAGATCCAGGTCCGTGTGGCGCCCGACGTGCGCGTCGAGAGCGTCGGCGACACCGATGCCGGCGGCGACCTCGACCCGCGGGTGATCCGCGAAGGTCGCCCGAACCCGGTGCTGGCGCTCGACGCCCACGTCGACAGCGGCGCGGTGCGCGTGATCCGCGATGGAGGCTGA
- a CDS encoding ATP-binding protein, with translation MTGTRLERSARDRVLLGVCGGLARTLGVDAALVRLAFAALVLLGGSGLVVYGALALLLPAPAEPPRPWRGRRQEAIGIAALMAAASVGLAVRDLLIPLHVLVPAALLAGGVALVWRQVVAGRAGGERPALREIVRLGGGLALVGFGAVLFLSASGDLAQVSSALVAGAIVATGLGLLVGPRLARARADAEAERRERIRTEERAHVAARLHDSVLQTLALIQRVDDPRRAQSLARRQERELRAWLYGGEEPGEPATLATALRAAAADVEEHYGVAVELVQPSDAPLDDALEALAAAAREAMTNAGRHAGVESISVLARVADGEASVFVRDRGAGFDPAAVAEDRRGLRESITGRMARAGGRATVVSAPGDGTEVELLLPRRSSTA, from the coding sequence GTGACCGGCACCCGGCTCGAGCGCTCGGCGCGCGACCGGGTGCTGCTCGGCGTGTGCGGCGGCCTGGCCCGGACCCTGGGCGTCGACGCCGCGCTCGTGCGACTGGCGTTCGCCGCGCTCGTCCTGCTCGGCGGATCCGGCCTCGTCGTCTACGGCGCGCTCGCGCTGCTGCTGCCCGCTCCGGCCGAGCCGCCCCGGCCCTGGCGCGGGCGCCGGCAGGAGGCGATCGGCATCGCCGCGCTGATGGCGGCGGCCAGCGTCGGCCTTGCGGTCCGCGACCTCCTCATCCCGCTGCACGTCCTCGTGCCCGCCGCCCTGCTGGCCGGCGGCGTCGCCCTCGTCTGGCGCCAGGTCGTCGCCGGCCGCGCGGGCGGCGAGCGGCCCGCACTGCGCGAGATCGTGCGCCTCGGCGGCGGGCTCGCGCTCGTCGGCTTCGGCGCCGTCCTGTTCCTCAGCGCCAGCGGCGACCTGGCGCAGGTGTCGTCCGCGCTCGTCGCCGGCGCCATCGTCGCCACCGGCCTCGGCCTGCTCGTCGGCCCTCGGCTCGCGCGCGCCCGCGCCGACGCGGAGGCCGAGCGCCGCGAGCGCATCCGCACCGAGGAGCGCGCCCACGTCGCCGCGCGCCTGCACGACTCGGTGCTGCAGACGCTCGCCCTCATCCAGCGCGTCGACGACCCGCGCCGGGCGCAGTCGCTCGCCCGCCGCCAGGAGCGCGAGCTGCGGGCGTGGCTCTACGGCGGCGAGGAGCCCGGCGAGCCGGCGACGCTCGCCACCGCGCTGCGCGCCGCGGCGGCCGACGTGGAGGAGCACTACGGCGTCGCGGTCGAGCTCGTGCAGCCCAGCGACGCGCCGCTCGACGACGCCCTCGAGGCGCTCGCCGCGGCGGCGCGCGAGGCGATGACCAACGCAGGCCGCCACGCCGGCGTCGAGTCGATCTCCGTGCTCGCCCGCGTGGCCGACGGCGAGGCGAGCGTCTTCGTGCGCGACCGCGGCGCCGGCTTCGATCCGGCGGCCGTGGCCGAGGACCGCCGCGGGCTGCGCGAGTCGATCACCGGCCGGATGGCGCGGGCCGGCGGCCGGGCGACGGTCGTCTCGGCGCCCGGCGACGGCACGGAGGTCGAACTGCTCCTGCCGCGAAGATCCTCCACGGCATGA